In Limisalsivibrio acetivorans, one genomic interval encodes:
- a CDS encoding branched-chain amino acid ABC transporter substrate-binding protein, which translates to MKKLLVMVAVMLTAAVFATGAFAETIKVGVQAPITGQYANEGQGIDNAARLLADQVNANGGLLGKQLEVFTCDDEGQAMKAAICGKELVNKGVIMIIGSYTSSAAAAAQKTYYRAEVLQTTDGTSDELVENCYWTFFRNSNPNSAAAAFTADYIVKEQDFKRIAIISDYSSYAQGLADAVTDEIKKRDGNIVYSGKIKAGSQNFTPVLTKVKSLNPDVIYFSGYYADGGLLRAQQVQLGIEADFIGGDANDNVDFAKLAGKAAKGAKIINVPTPEMLPYDSAKTFLADYREKYGKDIPSIWALLNADGMQAFLKAIEETKSTDTKKMAEWLRANEIQGYSGTLKWDKCGERVGSAFMVYEIQEDASYDVVFPKVN; encoded by the coding sequence ATGAAGAAACTTTTGGTTATGGTAGCTGTAATGCTTACAGCGGCAGTCTTCGCCACTGGCGCATTTGCAGAAACCATCAAAGTCGGTGTTCAGGCCCCGATCACTGGACAGTACGCTAACGAAGGGCAGGGAATCGACAACGCAGCCCGTCTCCTCGCAGACCAGGTTAACGCCAACGGCGGACTTCTCGGCAAGCAGCTTGAAGTATTCACCTGTGATGACGAAGGTCAGGCAATGAAGGCAGCTATCTGCGGAAAGGAACTCGTTAACAAAGGCGTTATCATGATTATCGGTTCCTACACTTCTTCCGCTGCAGCAGCAGCTCAGAAGACCTACTATCGTGCTGAAGTACTTCAGACAACTGACGGAACAAGCGATGAGCTCGTGGAGAACTGCTACTGGACTTTCTTTAGAAACTCCAACCCCAACTCCGCAGCTGCCGCTTTCACTGCAGACTACATAGTTAAAGAGCAGGATTTCAAGCGCATCGCTATAATCTCTGACTACTCCAGCTATGCTCAGGGTCTTGCAGATGCAGTTACCGATGAGATCAAGAAGCGTGATGGAAACATCGTTTACTCCGGTAAGATCAAGGCCGGAAGCCAGAACTTCACACCTGTACTCACAAAAGTGAAGTCTCTTAACCCCGATGTTATCTACTTCTCCGGCTATTATGCTGACGGCGGTCTTCTCCGTGCACAGCAGGTACAGCTTGGAATCGAAGCTGACTTTATCGGCGGTGACGCAAACGACAACGTAGATTTCGCCAAACTCGCAGGCAAAGCTGCAAAGGGTGCTAAGATCATCAACGTTCCCACACCCGAAATGCTCCCCTACGACAGCGCTAAGACTTTCCTCGCCGACTACAGAGAGAAGTACGGCAAGGATATCCCCTCAATCTGGGCACTTCTTAACGCTGATGGTATGCAGGCTTTCCTCAAAGCTATTGAAGAAACAAAGTCAACTGACACTAAAAAGATGGCTGAGTGGCTCCGTGCTAATGAGATCCAGGGTTACTCCGGTACCCTTAAGTGGGACAAGTGCGGTGAGCGTGTTGGTTCTGCATTCATGGTTTACGAAATCCAGGAAGACGCAAGCTACGACGTAGTCTTCCCCAAAGTTAACTAA
- a CDS encoding glycyl-radical enzyme activating protein has translation MDNKTKGMIFNFKKYAVHDGPGIRTTVFLKGCPMECWWCHNPEARNAAPEKIEKNIKLDGITKKTYKTIGREMSVREVMDEVEKDLIFYESSGGGVTFSGGEVFVQKDFLFGCLKEAKRRGMHTCIDTTGYTSADNMEKAIELTDLFLYDIKFVDDEQHKKYTGVSNERILDNIRRIRASGTPLRVRFPLIPGITDSRENLRDVAELTASLTETEIDVLPYHRIGSDKYSRLSMPYMMDGVKEPTEEEVQKVCDYFKSYGLTVGVGG, from the coding sequence ATGGATAATAAGACTAAAGGGATGATATTTAACTTTAAAAAGTACGCCGTTCATGACGGCCCCGGCATCCGGACAACGGTCTTTCTGAAAGGCTGTCCTATGGAGTGCTGGTGGTGTCATAATCCGGAGGCGAGAAACGCTGCACCGGAGAAGATTGAGAAGAACATCAAGCTGGACGGTATAACGAAGAAAACATATAAGACCATCGGGCGCGAGATGAGCGTCCGGGAGGTTATGGACGAGGTGGAGAAGGATCTTATCTTCTATGAGTCCTCCGGCGGCGGGGTAACATTCTCCGGCGGTGAGGTATTTGTCCAGAAAGACTTCCTCTTCGGCTGTCTCAAAGAGGCCAAGAGGAGAGGGATGCATACCTGTATCGATACAACAGGCTACACCTCCGCAGACAATATGGAGAAGGCTATTGAGCTGACAGACCTTTTCCTCTATGACATAAAGTTTGTGGATGATGAACAGCATAAAAAGTACACAGGGGTTTCCAACGAACGGATACTGGACAATATTAGAAGGATAAGGGCATCCGGCACACCTCTCAGGGTTCGTTTCCCGCTTATACCGGGGATAACGGACAGCAGAGAAAACCTGCGTGATGTAGCTGAGCTTACCGCATCGCTCACGGAAACAGAGATAGATGTTCTCCCATACCACAGGATAGGGAGTGACAAATACAGCAGACTCTCCATGCCATACATGATGGATGGTGTGAAAGAACCAACAGAAGAAGAGGTTCAGAAGGTCTGTGATTACTTCAAAAGCTACGGCCTTACGGTCGGAGTAGGAGGATAG
- a CDS encoding proline dehydrogenase family protein codes for MLNELIANTMPFMPKSFVRLFAQKYVAGKYPEDAFQYTEDLNREGAVGTIDLLGEFTEEREKARETVDMYKHVLDNIVSRKLGTNISIKPTAFGALVNMDFCTENIREVVKYAYEKKIFVRIDMEDHPYTDFTIDLYLQLNKEMPGSCGTVLQSYMKRTLKDIEYIAENIDRANIRLCKGIYNEPEEVAYKDKKKVNENFLDALDLLFKNKAYVGIATHDDYLIDGSYELIKKYGLNKDDYEFQMLLGVRSELRKKLLADGHLLRIYTPFGEDWLPYSIRRLKENPAIVGSAIKGFLKGGK; via the coding sequence ATGCTAAACGAACTTATTGCCAACACAATGCCCTTTATGCCCAAATCCTTTGTGAGACTGTTTGCTCAGAAGTACGTTGCGGGAAAGTACCCTGAGGATGCCTTCCAGTACACAGAGGATCTGAATCGTGAGGGAGCCGTGGGAACAATCGATCTCCTCGGCGAATTCACAGAGGAGCGCGAAAAGGCCCGTGAAACTGTGGATATGTACAAGCATGTTCTGGACAACATCGTTTCCAGAAAGCTCGGTACAAACATATCCATCAAACCCACAGCCTTCGGAGCGCTGGTGAACATGGACTTCTGCACGGAAAACATCCGTGAGGTTGTCAAATATGCCTATGAGAAGAAGATCTTTGTAAGGATCGATATGGAGGATCACCCCTATACCGATTTCACAATCGATCTTTATCTTCAGCTCAACAAAGAGATGCCCGGCTCTTGCGGTACGGTACTCCAGTCCTATATGAAGAGGACGCTTAAGGATATCGAATACATCGCAGAGAACATCGACAGGGCGAATATCCGCCTCTGCAAGGGTATCTACAACGAGCCCGAGGAGGTCGCATACAAGGACAAGAAGAAGGTTAACGAAAACTTCCTTGATGCCCTTGATCTCCTCTTCAAGAACAAGGCGTATGTGGGTATTGCCACCCATGACGACTATCTCATCGACGGCAGCTACGAGCTGATCAAGAAATACGGGCTCAATAAGGATGATTATGAGTTCCAGATGCTTCTCGGTGTTCGTTCCGAGCTCAGGAAGAAGCTTCTGGCAGACGGCCACCTTCTGAGGATCTACACACCCTTCGGTGAGGACTGGCTCCCATACAGCATCAGAAGATTAAAGGAAAACCCCGCCATAGTCGGTTCGGCTATAAAGGGATTTCTTAAGGGCGGCAAATAA
- a CDS encoding ABC transporter ATP-binding protein: protein MSNDLLLSVNDLCVNYGNIQAIKGINFRVKKGEIVSILGANGAGKTTTLRTISGLLKPKSGEIIYQGTDISKVPAHKIVQMGVSQSPEGRQVFGTLTVEENIRLGAFTRKKPSQETIDWIYELFPRLLERRKQLAGTLSGGEQQMLAISRALMAQPQLLLLDEPSLGIAPILVKMIFAAVKKISSSGVTVLLVEQNAKAALKLADRAYVLDVGKVTIEGDASELLSDPRVQEAYLGKKAAN, encoded by the coding sequence ATGAGTAATGATTTGCTCCTCTCGGTAAACGACCTTTGTGTAAACTACGGTAACATTCAGGCAATAAAGGGTATCAACTTCCGTGTTAAGAAGGGTGAGATCGTATCCATCCTCGGTGCGAACGGTGCTGGTAAAACAACCACCCTGCGTACCATCAGCGGACTGCTTAAGCCGAAATCGGGTGAGATAATCTATCAGGGTACGGATATATCCAAAGTTCCCGCTCATAAGATTGTCCAGATGGGTGTTTCACAGTCCCCCGAAGGGAGACAGGTTTTCGGAACGCTCACCGTTGAGGAGAACATACGCCTCGGAGCCTTCACAAGGAAGAAGCCCAGCCAGGAAACCATAGACTGGATATACGAGCTCTTCCCTAGACTCCTGGAGAGGAGAAAACAGCTCGCTGGAACACTCTCCGGCGGTGAACAGCAGATGCTCGCCATTTCACGGGCACTTATGGCTCAGCCCCAGCTTCTTCTGCTGGATGAGCCCTCCCTTGGTATCGCACCTATCCTTGTTAAGATGATCTTTGCCGCAGTAAAGAAGATCTCCTCAAGCGGTGTAACAGTACTTCTGGTTGAGCAGAATGCAAAGGCAGCCCTTAAGCTTGCAGACAGAGCTTATGTACTTGATGTCGGTAAGGTTACCATTGAGGGTGATGCGAGTGAACTCCTCAGTGACCCAAGGGTCCAAGAGGCATACCTCGGTAAAAAGGCAGCAAACTAA
- a CDS encoding branched-chain amino acid ABC transporter permease, whose protein sequence is MKTSTIGYIIFLGALAVFPVIDDPRWITVVTTFCIYSVVALSVDIVLGRAGMFDMGHAIFFGLGAYITAILNAHFGLNVLIAIPLVIIIPALFAIIISSPIVHLRGDYLLVATVGFNIVFEQVLKNNLFGLTGGPNGIFGVDAYVFGFYLDEPLVVYYLAFALLILTLVIIRNLEASKAGRALHYVQEDPLASESIGINPRFYRVFAFALGAAIAGLAGFLFTIQYAAVSPEAFGFMTSVLFFAIVLVGGKASIPGILAGTFIMFVLPEIFREFATWRYFVFGFAMIFTMVMRPQGIFPAKYGKLPKYMTGDNHDTA, encoded by the coding sequence ATGAAAACATCAACTATAGGATACATAATCTTTTTGGGAGCCCTTGCGGTTTTCCCCGTAATAGACGATCCCCGCTGGATAACGGTTGTTACAACATTCTGTATCTATTCCGTTGTTGCTCTCAGCGTTGACATAGTGCTCGGACGTGCTGGGATGTTCGATATGGGTCATGCGATCTTCTTTGGTCTCGGAGCCTATATTACAGCTATCCTAAATGCGCACTTCGGGCTTAATGTCCTTATTGCAATTCCGCTGGTTATTATCATCCCGGCGTTATTCGCAATTATTATATCATCCCCCATTGTGCATCTGCGAGGTGACTATCTCCTTGTTGCCACAGTGGGATTCAACATCGTGTTTGAGCAGGTGCTTAAGAATAACCTCTTCGGCCTCACAGGAGGCCCCAACGGTATCTTCGGCGTGGACGCATACGTGTTTGGCTTTTACCTTGATGAACCCCTTGTGGTTTACTATCTCGCCTTCGCTCTGCTCATACTTACCCTCGTAATTATCAGAAATCTTGAGGCGAGCAAAGCGGGTAGGGCGCTCCACTATGTTCAGGAGGATCCCCTCGCATCGGAGAGTATCGGTATTAACCCCAGGTTCTATCGTGTTTTTGCCTTTGCTCTTGGTGCAGCTATTGCGGGTCTTGCAGGATTCCTCTTCACAATCCAGTACGCGGCAGTTAGCCCGGAGGCCTTCGGATTCATGACCTCCGTTCTCTTCTTCGCCATCGTACTTGTGGGTGGAAAAGCCTCCATCCCCGGAATTCTGGCGGGAACATTTATCATGTTCGTGCTTCCAGAGATCTTCCGTGAGTTTGCCACATGGAGATACTTCGTTTTCGGATTCGCCATGATCTTTACCATGGTTATGCGTCCCCAGGGTATCTTCCCCGCTAAATACGGCAAACTCCCTAAATACATGACTGGAGATAACCATGACACTGCTTGA
- the hypD gene encoding trans-4-hydroxy-L-proline dehydratase has product MTERIKMLREQSLNAVPTVSSERGVLLTEFYQSGAADGLSVPVQRAKAFYYIMDKKELCFHDGELIVGERGPSAKATPTYPEVCIHSEQDLDMLDSREKVFFKVGDKDRKDHLEKVYPHWHGKSHREKVMLHMTEEWKNAYAAGVFTEFQEQRAPGHTVLGEKVFRTGLNGLKEEIADAIAALDFYNDPEAFDKKEELTAMDIAADAVINYAERHADALRGLAELETDEKRKLELQEMSAICSRVPANAPETFWEALQFYWFLHVGVITETNPWDSFNPGRLDQHLYPFYSNDMDTGAITEESAKELLGSFWIKFNNHPAPPKVGVTAKESNTYTDFALINVGGLKADGSNAVNDFSYVLLDVIEEMRLLQPSSMVQISKKTPDRFLKRALNIIKTGFGQPSIFNSDAIVQELVRQGKDIVDARNGGASGCVESGAFGTESYILSGYFNLTKILELTLYGGYDKRTEKQVGLNIEPDFNTFEELMAAYEKQLNYFIDIKIRGNNVIERLYAEHIPVPFLSILVEDCISKGKDYNDGGARYNTTYIQGVGLGSITDSLTSLRYNVYDKERVSLKQMREILDADFDGYDDERIMFLEDTPKYGNDDDYADELSVQVFEMFYEAVNERPNTKGGHHRINMLPTTSHVYFGSVIGATPDGRKAKIPLSEGISPVQGSDRNGPTSVIKSASKIDHIRTGGTLLNQRFSVDFMHTYEGIDKVANLVRSYFKLDGHHIQFNVMNVDKLREAQKKPENYRDLIVRVAGYSDYFVDITEELQEEIIKRTEHEGV; this is encoded by the coding sequence ATGACAGAACGTATCAAAATGCTCAGAGAGCAAAGCCTTAATGCAGTCCCCACAGTTTCATCAGAGCGTGGTGTGCTGTTAACCGAATTCTATCAGAGCGGAGCCGCAGACGGTCTTTCCGTACCTGTTCAGCGTGCTAAAGCCTTCTACTATATAATGGATAAAAAGGAGCTCTGCTTCCACGACGGAGAGCTTATTGTCGGCGAAAGGGGGCCGTCCGCCAAGGCGACACCCACATACCCCGAGGTGTGCATCCACTCCGAGCAGGATCTCGATATGCTCGATTCACGTGAAAAGGTGTTCTTCAAGGTGGGCGACAAGGACCGCAAGGATCACCTTGAGAAGGTGTACCCCCACTGGCACGGCAAGTCCCACCGTGAAAAGGTTATGCTCCATATGACAGAAGAGTGGAAGAATGCCTACGCTGCCGGTGTTTTCACAGAGTTTCAGGAACAGCGTGCTCCCGGTCACACAGTGCTCGGTGAGAAGGTTTTCCGCACCGGACTTAACGGCCTCAAGGAAGAGATCGCCGATGCCATAGCCGCCCTTGATTTCTATAATGACCCCGAAGCCTTTGATAAAAAGGAAGAGCTGACGGCTATGGATATAGCCGCCGATGCTGTTATAAACTACGCAGAACGCCATGCAGACGCACTCAGAGGCCTTGCAGAGCTTGAAACCGATGAGAAGCGCAAGCTTGAACTTCAGGAGATGAGCGCAATCTGCTCCAGGGTTCCCGCCAATGCACCCGAGACTTTTTGGGAGGCTCTGCAGTTCTATTGGTTCCTACATGTGGGTGTGATCACCGAAACTAATCCATGGGACTCCTTTAACCCAGGCAGGCTGGATCAGCATCTGTATCCCTTCTACAGCAATGATATGGATACCGGAGCCATAACCGAGGAGAGCGCAAAGGAACTGCTCGGCTCATTCTGGATCAAGTTCAACAACCATCCCGCACCCCCGAAGGTGGGAGTTACGGCGAAGGAGTCTAACACATATACTGATTTTGCCCTAATCAACGTTGGAGGGCTCAAAGCGGACGGCAGTAATGCTGTTAACGATTTTTCCTATGTGCTCCTTGACGTTATTGAGGAAATGAGGCTTCTACAGCCTAGTTCGATGGTGCAGATCTCCAAGAAAACACCTGATCGTTTCCTCAAGAGGGCGCTAAACATCATAAAGACGGGCTTCGGCCAGCCATCAATATTCAACAGCGATGCGATTGTTCAGGAGCTTGTCCGTCAGGGCAAGGATATTGTGGATGCCAGAAACGGCGGGGCTTCCGGGTGTGTTGAGTCCGGTGCATTCGGCACAGAAAGCTACATACTTTCTGGTTATTTCAACCTCACAAAGATCCTTGAGCTAACCCTCTACGGCGGCTATGATAAGCGAACAGAGAAGCAGGTCGGTCTCAATATAGAACCTGACTTCAACACCTTTGAAGAGCTTATGGCGGCCTATGAGAAACAGCTCAACTACTTCATAGATATTAAGATACGTGGCAATAACGTTATAGAGCGTCTCTATGCTGAGCATATCCCAGTACCCTTCCTTTCCATACTTGTTGAGGACTGCATAAGCAAGGGTAAGGACTACAATGACGGCGGTGCAAGGTACAACACCACATATATTCAGGGTGTGGGCCTTGGTTCCATAACAGATTCTCTCACATCACTCAGGTATAACGTTTACGACAAGGAGCGTGTAAGCCTTAAGCAGATGCGTGAGATACTTGATGCAGATTTCGATGGATACGATGACGAGCGCATCATGTTCCTTGAGGATACACCGAAATACGGCAACGATGATGACTATGCCGATGAGCTCTCCGTTCAGGTTTTCGAGATGTTCTATGAAGCTGTTAATGAACGTCCTAACACGAAAGGTGGGCACCACAGGATCAACATGCTCCCCACCACATCCCATGTTTACTTCGGAAGCGTTATCGGCGCAACACCCGATGGGCGTAAAGCGAAGATACCGCTCAGCGAAGGAATCTCACCTGTTCAAGGAAGCGACAGGAACGGCCCCACGTCCGTTATCAAGTCTGCCTCCAAGATAGACCACATCAGAACCGGCGGTACGCTTCTGAATCAGCGTTTCTCCGTGGACTTCATGCACACGTATGAAGGGATAGACAAGGTCGCAAATCTTGTTCGCTCGTACTTCAAGTTGGACGGTCATCATATCCAGTTCAACGTAATGAACGTAGATAAACTCCGTGAGGCTCAGAAGAAGCCGGAGAACTACCGTGACCTTATCGTCAGGGTTGCTGGCTATTCGGACTATTTCGTTGATATCACCGAAGAGCTCCAGGAGGAGATTATCAAGAGGACTGAGCACGAAGGGGTGTAA
- a CDS encoding ABC transporter ATP-binding protein, with protein sequence MTLLELKNVTKVFGGVVAVDDLSFSVEEGQIYGIIGPNGAGKTTAFNCITGIYKPEGGEILWKGENIAGKHPCDIADKGIVRTFQNIRLFGKMSVAENIISGRHHKSKQQWWQGLLRTPGYKKDEEYNWMQVKEILKFLDLEKYATIPTQSLPYGIQRRVEIARALAIEPELLILDEPAAGLNDKETFELVELIYEIRKQGVTILLIEHDMDMVMELTDYITVINFGKKISEGTPDHVQNDPEVIEAYLGVDDDDEEEAVNE encoded by the coding sequence ATGACACTGCTTGAGCTTAAAAACGTAACCAAGGTATTCGGTGGTGTCGTTGCAGTGGACGATCTCTCCTTCAGTGTTGAGGAGGGGCAGATATACGGCATTATCGGACCTAACGGTGCCGGTAAAACCACTGCATTCAACTGCATCACAGGAATTTACAAACCAGAAGGTGGAGAGATCCTCTGGAAGGGTGAGAATATAGCTGGAAAACACCCCTGCGATATCGCAGATAAGGGTATTGTCAGGACATTCCAGAACATCCGCCTCTTTGGAAAGATGAGCGTTGCGGAGAATATAATATCCGGACGTCACCACAAGTCGAAGCAGCAGTGGTGGCAGGGACTCCTCAGAACTCCCGGATATAAGAAGGATGAGGAGTATAACTGGATGCAGGTTAAGGAGATCCTCAAGTTCCTTGACCTGGAAAAGTATGCAACTATCCCCACACAGTCGCTCCCCTACGGTATTCAGAGAAGGGTGGAGATCGCACGGGCACTCGCTATTGAGCCCGAGCTCCTTATCCTCGATGAGCCGGCGGCCGGTCTTAACGATAAAGAGACCTTCGAGCTTGTGGAACTTATATACGAGATTCGCAAACAGGGTGTTACCATTCTGCTCATTGAGCATGATATGGATATGGTTATGGAGCTTACAGACTATATAACCGTTATCAACTTCGGTAAGAAAATCAGCGAAGGAACACCCGACCATGTACAGAACGACCCCGAGGTTATCGAAGCATACCTCGGTGTTGATGACGACGATGAAGAGGAGGCCGTAAATGAGTAA
- the pruA gene encoding L-glutamate gamma-semialdehyde dehydrogenase, translating to MNNSQFKVPFPTNEPVKEYRDGSPEKAELKAAFNELKDNYTEIPLIIGGKEIKTGNTVEITAPFDHSIKLGKYHLAGEEEVKLAIEESMKAREAWGKMPWYDRAAIFLKVAELLSTKYRAQINAATMLSIGKTAHQAEIDSACELIDFLRFNVFYMQQIYGEQPLHNSKGVWNSTQYRPLEGFILAVTPFNFTAIAGNLPTSPAMMGNVSLWKPSSDACYVPYLLMKIFKEAGLPDGVINLIPCRSSSLSGIAFSHKDFGGIHFTGGTSTFKNIWETIGKNIWNYRSYPRIVGETGGKDFIFAHKSADIQELVTASVRGAFEYQGQKCSAASRAYVPNSMKEEYLKRMKDMIATIKIGTPYDFRNFMTACVSKKAYQEITEYIDFAKDASDADVVIGGTYDDSKGWYIDPTVIVTDNLEFKTFKEEIFGPVLTVTFYDDEKYEEYLKLCNSGNEYALTGAIFAREREAVNTAIELLEDSAGNFYINDKPTGAVVGQQPFGGGRGSGTNDKAGSYLNLIRWVNTRTVKETFVPPVAYEYPFMEAE from the coding sequence ATGAACAACAGCCAATTTAAAGTACCTTTCCCCACGAACGAGCCTGTAAAGGAGTATCGTGACGGAAGCCCCGAGAAAGCAGAGCTTAAGGCCGCTTTCAATGAACTTAAGGATAACTACACGGAGATCCCCCTTATAATAGGCGGGAAAGAGATCAAAACCGGCAACACTGTTGAGATCACTGCACCCTTCGACCACTCCATAAAACTCGGAAAGTACCACCTCGCAGGCGAAGAAGAAGTTAAGCTCGCCATCGAAGAGTCCATGAAGGCTCGTGAGGCGTGGGGCAAGATGCCCTGGTATGACAGAGCGGCTATCTTCCTCAAGGTGGCAGAGCTCCTTTCCACAAAGTATCGTGCACAGATCAACGCAGCCACCATGCTTTCCATCGGTAAAACCGCCCACCAGGCGGAGATCGATTCAGCATGCGAGCTCATCGATTTCCTCCGTTTCAACGTATTCTACATGCAGCAGATCTACGGCGAGCAGCCCCTTCACAACTCCAAGGGTGTGTGGAACTCCACCCAGTACCGCCCCCTCGAAGGATTCATCCTCGCTGTAACACCCTTTAACTTCACAGCCATTGCAGGAAACCTCCCCACTTCTCCCGCAATGATGGGTAACGTATCACTCTGGAAGCCCTCTTCCGATGCATGTTACGTACCCTATCTGCTCATGAAGATCTTCAAGGAAGCAGGACTCCCCGACGGCGTCATAAATCTTATACCCTGCCGTTCATCCTCACTTTCCGGCATCGCTTTCAGCCACAAAGACTTCGGCGGTATCCACTTCACAGGCGGTACATCCACCTTCAAGAACATCTGGGAAACCATCGGCAAGAACATCTGGAACTACCGTTCATACCCCAGAATCGTCGGCGAGACAGGCGGAAAAGACTTCATCTTCGCACACAAATCCGCAGACATTCAGGAACTCGTTACAGCCAGCGTAAGGGGCGCCTTCGAGTACCAGGGACAGAAATGCTCCGCAGCTTCCAGAGCTTATGTTCCCAACTCCATGAAGGAAGAGTACCTCAAGCGCATGAAGGATATGATCGCAACCATCAAGATAGGTACACCCTACGACTTCAGAAACTTCATGACTGCATGCGTTTCCAAGAAGGCTTATCAGGAGATCACCGAGTATATTGATTTCGCTAAGGATGCCTCCGACGCAGATGTTGTAATCGGCGGAACATACGATGATTCCAAGGGTTGGTACATTGACCCCACGGTTATCGTTACAGACAACCTTGAGTTCAAAACCTTCAAGGAAGAGATCTTCGGACCCGTTCTTACAGTAACATTCTATGATGACGAGAAGTACGAAGAATATCTCAAACTCTGTAACAGCGGCAACGAGTATGCACTCACAGGCGCAATCTTCGCAAGGGAGCGCGAGGCTGTTAATACCGCCATCGAACTCCTTGAGGATTCCGCAGGAAACTTCTACATAAATGACAAACCCACAGGAGCGGTTGTAGGCCAGCAGCCCTTCGGCGGCGGCAGAGGCTCCGGAACCAACGATAAGGCCGGAAGTTACCTTAACCTCATCCGCTGGGTAAACACCAGAACCGTAAAAGAAACCTTCGTACCCCCCGTTGCGTACGAATATCCTTTTATGGAAGCAGAGTAA
- a CDS encoding branched-chain amino acid ABC transporter permease — translation MDILLQQIVNGLTIGSIYALVALGYTMVYGVLKLINFAHGDLVALSAYVGLVVYMQIAGTIPGAFAVIIMFLVTAMVIAVVGVILERLAYRPLRTAPRLSAVVSALGASMMIQNGIMLIWGPNIRIYPSDILPTTTWTIFGVTVTFVQVVMLVITIVLMAALTLFINYTKFGTAIRASAINQDAAKLMGINVNMVIVVIFILGSVLGAVGGLFIGMYYKSISFNLGWNYGLNAFIAAILGGIGNIPGSMVGGYLLGLFTALISGYVSSTWAEAFTFILLIVILIFRPTGILGERVAEKV, via the coding sequence ATGGATATATTACTGCAACAGATCGTTAATGGTCTGACAATAGGAAGTATATATGCGCTCGTTGCCCTCGGCTACACGATGGTTTACGGTGTGCTTAAACTAATCAACTTTGCCCACGGAGACCTTGTGGCGCTTTCCGCCTATGTTGGTCTTGTAGTTTACATGCAGATAGCCGGCACAATCCCCGGTGCGTTTGCTGTAATTATTATGTTTCTGGTTACTGCTATGGTAATCGCCGTTGTTGGTGTTATCCTCGAACGCCTTGCATACCGTCCTCTCAGGACAGCCCCAAGACTTTCTGCGGTCGTTTCCGCCCTTGGAGCGTCTATGATGATCCAGAACGGTATCATGCTTATCTGGGGTCCCAACATCAGGATCTATCCCTCTGATATTCTGCCGACTACTACATGGACTATCTTTGGCGTTACGGTTACCTTTGTTCAGGTTGTTATGCTTGTTATCACCATCGTCCTGATGGCTGCTCTCACTCTGTTTATAAACTATACCAAATTCGGTACTGCAATCAGGGCTAGTGCCATCAATCAGGACGCCGCCAAACTTATGGGCATTAACGTAAATATGGTTATCGTTGTAATCTTCATCCTCGGTTCCGTTCTCGGTGCTGTGGGCGGACTTTTCATCGGTATGTACTATAAGAGTATTTCATTCAACCTCGGTTGGAACTACGGTCTAAACGCCTTCATCGCCGCCATCCTCGGCGGAATCGGAAACATCCCCGGCTCTATGGTGGGCGGATACCTTCTCGGTCTTTTCACCGCCCTGATATCAGGATACGTCTCTTCCACATGGGCAGAGGCTTTCACATTCATCCTGCTTATCGTTATCCTAATCTTCAGGCCGACGGGAATTCTCGGTGAACGTGTTGCGGAGAAGGTGTAA